In Janibacter cremeus, a genomic segment contains:
- a CDS encoding YbaK/EbsC family protein — translation MSAAGDLDWVPATTKTGLLAPPVAAAIGQVPSARVAEIDPELADTAAFCEAYGSSPEQSANCVVVAGRRGGQTTYAAVLVLATDRADINNVVRRHIDARKISFAPMDQAVELTGMAYGGITPIGLPEAWRVLVDEGVAAAGEVVIGSGVRGSKLLIDAGEIAALPCAEVLALAM, via the coding sequence ATGAGCGCTGCCGGAGACCTCGACTGGGTGCCCGCGACCACGAAGACCGGACTGCTGGCTCCGCCGGTCGCGGCCGCGATCGGGCAGGTGCCTTCTGCCCGGGTCGCCGAGATCGACCCGGAGCTGGCGGACACTGCCGCCTTCTGCGAGGCGTACGGCTCCTCGCCGGAGCAGTCGGCCAACTGCGTGGTCGTGGCCGGGCGAAGGGGTGGGCAGACCACGTACGCCGCTGTCCTCGTCCTGGCGACCGACCGGGCGGACATCAACAACGTCGTGCGTCGGCACATCGATGCCCGCAAGATCTCTTTCGCACCGATGGATCAGGCGGTGGAGCTGACCGGGATGGCCTATGGCGGGATCACCCCGATCGGCCTCCCGGAGGCCTGGCGGGTGCTCGTCGACGAGGGCGTGGCCGCGGCCGGCGAGGTCGTCATCGGCTCCGGCGTGCGCGGGTCGAAGCTCCTCATCGACGCGGGGGAGATCGCCGCCCTTCCCTGCGCCGAGGTGCTGGCGCTGGCCATGTAG
- a CDS encoding ArsR/SmtB family transcription factor, producing MSAIESVPGERAVTCCGLATSPVSAEDAARLAPVFKALGDPVRLRMASMIAAEPELCVCDITPAFDLSSGTISHHLRLLREAGIVGSERRGTYVYYWINPQALASLSALLAVTEPA from the coding sequence ATGAGCGCAATCGAGTCCGTGCCCGGCGAGCGGGCCGTCACGTGCTGCGGGCTGGCCACCTCGCCGGTCTCGGCGGAGGACGCGGCCCGGCTGGCCCCGGTCTTCAAAGCGCTCGGCGACCCGGTCCGGCTGCGAATGGCCTCGATGATCGCGGCCGAGCCCGAGTTGTGCGTCTGCGACATCACCCCCGCCTTCGACCTGTCGTCGGGGACGATCTCGCACCATCTGCGGCTGCTGCGCGAGGCCGGCATCGTCGGCTCCGAGCGTCGCGGCACCTACGTCTACTACTGGATCAACCCGCAGGCCCTGGCCTCTCTGTCCGCGCTGCTGGCGGTGACCGAGCCGGCCTGA
- a CDS encoding MerR family transcriptional regulator, with the protein MSEPHVHIGEVVTRTGLSHRTIRYYEEMGLLTPSARTEGGFRLYDEAGIERLLLIKPMKPLGFSVEQMRHLLDALDTLADPGSPGSAAARAQVDAIHDEALTRVAELKEATARAEAFTDQLKLISPPMS; encoded by the coding sequence GTGAGCGAGCCCCACGTCCACATCGGCGAGGTGGTCACCCGCACCGGCCTGTCGCACCGCACCATCCGCTACTACGAGGAGATGGGTCTGCTGACCCCCTCGGCGCGCACCGAGGGGGGGTTCCGCCTCTACGACGAGGCCGGCATCGAGCGGCTGCTGCTGATCAAGCCGATGAAGCCCCTCGGCTTCTCCGTCGAGCAGATGCGCCATCTGCTCGACGCCCTCGACACGCTCGCCGACCCGGGGTCCCCAGGCTCAGCGGCAGCGCGGGCGCAGGTCGACGCGATCCACGACGAGGCGCTCACCAGGGTGGCCGAGCTGAAGGAGGCCACCGCGCGGGCCGAGGCCTTCACGGATCAGCTGAAGCTGATCTCTCCGCCGATGTCGTAG
- a CDS encoding peptide chain release factor 3, whose translation MSIPHTTTSADVSSEAARRRTFAVISHPDAGKSTLTEALALHAHAIAQAGAVHGKGSRRGVVSDWNEMEQARGISITAAALQFTVGDVVLNLLDTPGHADFSEDTYRVLSAVDCAVMLLDSAKGLEPQTLKLFEACRARATPVITVINKWDRPGREPLELLDEISDRLGIHPTPLNWPVGIAGDFRGVTDPDTGGMTEFNRTPGGATIAVGQALDADEAARRHGQDWQRAAEEFELLAASGHEHDQEGFLAARTTPVLFGAAVLNFGVAELLRAVIELAPPPSAWTDVERQPRPVDAPFSGFVFKVQTGMDPAHRDRLAFMRVCSGRFERGAVLTNARTKRPFQTKYAQSVFGRERETIDEAYPGDVVGLVNAHALLVGDTLYDSRPVRYPGLPRFTPEHFAVFRPRDAGRGKQFRRGIELLDQEGIVQVLVSDRRGVQAPVLAAVGPMQFEVAAHRLEQEFGAPASQESLQYGVARRVAPEARAVVNRQRGAEVLERTDGVAVALFNDKWRMRTIASDLPAGSLPPMFGEDDGVGP comes from the coding sequence GTGTCGATCCCCCACACCACCACCAGTGCCGACGTGAGCAGCGAGGCCGCGCGGCGTCGCACCTTCGCGGTGATCTCCCACCCGGATGCCGGCAAGTCCACGCTCACCGAGGCCCTCGCACTGCACGCCCACGCGATCGCCCAGGCCGGGGCGGTCCACGGCAAGGGATCCCGTCGCGGCGTGGTCTCGGACTGGAACGAGATGGAGCAGGCGCGCGGGATCTCGATCACCGCGGCTGCGCTGCAGTTCACCGTCGGCGACGTCGTGCTCAACCTCCTCGACACCCCCGGCCACGCCGACTTCTCCGAGGACACCTACCGGGTCCTGTCGGCCGTCGACTGCGCCGTGATGCTCCTGGACTCGGCCAAGGGGTTGGAGCCGCAGACACTCAAGCTGTTCGAGGCCTGCCGAGCGCGAGCGACCCCGGTGATCACCGTGATCAACAAGTGGGACCGGCCCGGGCGCGAGCCCCTGGAACTGCTGGACGAGATCAGCGACCGGCTCGGCATCCACCCCACACCGCTGAACTGGCCCGTCGGGATCGCCGGGGACTTCCGCGGGGTGACCGACCCGGACACCGGTGGGATGACGGAGTTCAACCGGACCCCCGGAGGGGCCACGATCGCCGTCGGCCAGGCGCTGGACGCCGACGAGGCAGCCCGCCGTCACGGGCAGGACTGGCAGCGCGCCGCAGAGGAGTTCGAGCTGCTGGCCGCCTCCGGTCACGAGCACGACCAGGAGGGGTTCCTCGCGGCCCGGACCACGCCCGTGCTCTTCGGTGCGGCAGTGCTGAACTTCGGTGTCGCAGAGCTGCTCCGGGCCGTGATCGAACTGGCGCCGCCACCCAGCGCGTGGACCGACGTCGAGCGGCAGCCGCGTCCGGTCGACGCGCCCTTCTCCGGGTTCGTCTTCAAGGTGCAGACCGGGATGGACCCGGCGCACCGGGACCGGTTGGCGTTCATGCGGGTGTGTTCCGGACGATTCGAGCGGGGAGCGGTCCTGACGAATGCACGCACCAAGCGCCCCTTCCAGACCAAGTACGCCCAGTCGGTCTTCGGTCGGGAGCGCGAGACCATCGACGAGGCCTACCCGGGCGATGTCGTCGGCCTGGTCAATGCCCATGCGCTCCTGGTCGGCGACACCCTCTACGACTCCCGCCCGGTCAGGTATCCCGGCCTGCCCCGGTTCACCCCGGAGCACTTCGCCGTCTTCCGACCTCGTGACGCGGGGCGGGGCAAGCAGTTCCGGCGCGGCATCGAGCTGCTCGATCAGGAAGGCATCGTCCAGGTCCTCGTCTCCGACCGTCGCGGCGTCCAGGCCCCGGTCCTGGCCGCGGTGGGGCCGATGCAGTTCGAGGTCGCGGCCCACCGTCTCGAGCAGGAGTTCGGCGCTCCGGCCTCGCAGGAGTCGCTCCAGTACGGCGTGGCGCGCCGCGTCGCACCCGAGGCAAGGGCCGTCGTCAACCGCCAACGGGGCGCGGAGGTGCTCGAGCGCACCGACGGCGTGGCGGTCGCGCTCTTCAACGACAAGTGGCGCATGCGGACCATCGCGAGCGACCTGCCGGCGGGCAGCCTCCCGCCCATGTTCGGCGAGGACGACGGGGTGGGACCGTGA
- a CDS encoding arsenate reductase ArsC codes for MSSVLYVCVHNAGRSQMAAAYTRVLSEGAVEVRSAGSAPADSINPAVHEAMLEEGIDLSAESPTVLTTDAVQASDVVITMGCGDACPIFPGKRYEDWSLADPAGQGVAAVRPIRDEIRARVRRLLLSLTVE; via the coding sequence ATGAGCTCCGTCCTCTACGTCTGCGTGCACAATGCCGGGCGCTCGCAGATGGCCGCCGCGTACACGCGTGTGCTGTCCGAAGGAGCCGTCGAGGTGCGCTCGGCCGGGTCGGCGCCCGCGGACTCGATCAACCCGGCCGTCCACGAGGCGATGCTCGAGGAGGGGATCGACCTGTCCGCCGAGTCGCCGACGGTGCTGACCACCGATGCCGTGCAGGCCAGCGACGTCGTCATCACGATGGGTTGCGGCGACGCGTGCCCGATCTTCCCCGGGAAGCGCTACGAGGACTGGTCCCTGGCCGACCCGGCCGGGCAGGGCGTGGCGGCCGTGCGCCCCATCCGCGATGAGATCAGGGCGCGGGTGCGCAGGCTGCTCCTCTCGCTCACGGTGGAGTGA
- the arsB gene encoding ACR3 family arsenite efflux transporter, producing MSVTTPDAPEAARLSTLDRYLAVWIGLAMVAGLLLGRVVPGLGEALSAVEIDGISLPIALGLLIMMYPVLAKVRYDRLDTVTGDRRLLGSSLVLNWLVGPALMFALAWTFLPDLPEYRTGLIIVGLARCIAMVIIWNDLACGDRDAAAVLVAINSVFQVIAFAALGWFYLAVLPGWLGLPQTEFDVSAWQIAKSVLIFLGIPLLAGYLSRRVGERHWGRERYEESFLPRIGPWALYGLLFTIVMLFALQGEAITSQPQDVARIALPLLAYFAIMWGIGYLTGRLLRMSYERTTTLAFTAAGNNFELAIAVAIATFGATSGQALAGVVGPLIEVPVLVGLVYVSLALRRRFPLPSRAEAVAGGTR from the coding sequence GTGTCCGTCACCACCCCTGATGCGCCGGAAGCGGCGCGCCTGTCGACCCTCGACCGCTACCTCGCCGTGTGGATCGGCCTGGCCATGGTCGCCGGGCTGCTGCTCGGCCGCGTCGTCCCCGGTCTCGGCGAGGCGCTCAGCGCCGTGGAGATCGACGGAATCTCGCTGCCGATCGCTCTCGGGCTGCTGATCATGATGTATCCGGTCCTGGCGAAGGTGCGCTACGACCGGCTCGACACCGTCACCGGCGACCGACGGCTGCTCGGGTCCTCGCTGGTGCTCAACTGGCTCGTCGGCCCGGCGCTGATGTTCGCCCTGGCCTGGACCTTCCTGCCCGACCTGCCGGAGTACCGCACCGGCCTGATCATCGTCGGGCTCGCGCGCTGCATCGCCATGGTCATCATCTGGAACGACCTGGCCTGCGGCGACCGTGACGCCGCCGCCGTGCTCGTCGCGATCAACTCGGTCTTCCAGGTCATCGCCTTCGCCGCGCTCGGCTGGTTCTACCTCGCCGTGCTGCCCGGCTGGCTGGGCCTGCCGCAGACCGAGTTCGACGTCTCCGCGTGGCAGATCGCCAAGTCGGTGCTGATCTTCCTGGGCATCCCGCTGCTGGCCGGCTACCTCTCCCGCCGGGTCGGCGAGCGGCACTGGGGCCGCGAGCGCTACGAGGAGTCCTTCCTGCCGAGGATCGGTCCGTGGGCCCTCTACGGGCTGCTCTTCACGATCGTCATGCTCTTCGCCCTGCAGGGTGAGGCGATCACCTCCCAGCCGCAGGACGTCGCGCGGATCGCGCTGCCGCTGCTGGCCTACTTCGCGATCATGTGGGGCATCGGGTACCTCACCGGCCGACTGCTGCGGATGAGCTACGAACGCACGACCACGCTCGCCTTCACCGCCGCCGGCAACAACTTCGAGCTGGCGATCGCCGTCGCGATCGCGACCTTCGGGGCGACCAGTGGCCAGGCGCTGGCCGGCGTCGTCGGTCCGCTCATCGAGGTCCCAGTCCTCGTGGGCCTGGTCTACGTCAGCCTCGCGCTGCGACGTCGCTTCCCGCTCCCTTCGCGGGCCGAAGCCGTGGCCGGGGGCACCCGATGA
- a CDS encoding SGNH/GDSL hydrolase family protein → MRHRSLSIATAVAAAIAGIGVSAPAANAADAPHYVQLGDSYSSGNGAGSYAEKICWRSSENYGAKVARRQGATYTNAACSGGVIADILTPRDIGSRKLRTRTFKVPKGTVDARAQWLEQAKDAELCGTPAQPDWSWSYAIDSSAAIGNLFTATVKCQLTAAPQIDAVTPETDAVFLTIGGNDIGFTTIVTNCLVLRSPGSCKTSMDAANATIPQMKARTKEALAAVHERSEGNAHVYLLGYPHLINTDTYKLGSTYDAGKALSAMQKRGDRVQRAAMDELAASTPGAGFTFVDVKPDWGGYTHGLETGALTGNPNSWLVPVLGTGYEYSEWVHPRPAGWSASALALYAAMV, encoded by the coding sequence ATGCGTCACCGCTCATTGTCCATCGCCACCGCGGTTGCCGCCGCCATCGCCGGGATCGGGGTCAGCGCACCCGCGGCGAACGCCGCGGACGCGCCCCACTACGTCCAGCTGGGTGACTCCTACTCCTCGGGCAATGGCGCGGGATCCTACGCGGAGAAGATCTGCTGGCGGTCCTCGGAGAACTACGGGGCCAAGGTGGCCCGTCGTCAGGGAGCGACCTACACGAATGCCGCGTGCAGCGGCGGTGTCATCGCCGACATCCTCACCCCCCGGGACATCGGCTCCCGGAAACTGCGTACGCGGACCTTCAAGGTGCCCAAGGGCACCGTCGACGCCCGCGCCCAGTGGTTGGAGCAGGCCAAGGACGCCGAGCTGTGCGGAACACCGGCTCAGCCGGACTGGTCCTGGAGCTACGCGATCGACTCGAGTGCGGCGATCGGCAACCTCTTCACCGCGACCGTGAAGTGTCAGCTGACCGCGGCACCACAGATCGACGCGGTGACCCCGGAGACCGACGCGGTCTTCCTGACCATCGGAGGCAACGACATCGGCTTCACGACGATCGTCACCAACTGCCTCGTCCTGCGCTCCCCGGGCAGCTGCAAGACGTCGATGGATGCAGCCAACGCCACGATCCCGCAGATGAAGGCCCGCACCAAGGAGGCCTTGGCGGCGGTGCACGAGCGCTCCGAGGGCAACGCCCACGTCTACCTGCTGGGGTATCCGCACCTGATCAACACCGACACCTACAAGCTCGGCTCCACCTACGACGCCGGCAAGGCGCTGAGCGCGATGCAGAAGCGCGGCGACCGGGTGCAGCGGGCCGCGATGGACGAGCTGGCCGCGTCGACGCCCGGGGCCGGATTCACCTTCGTCGACGTCAAGCCGGACTGGGGCGGCTACACGCACGGCCTCGAGACGGGCGCGCTGACCGGCAACCCCAACTCCTGGCTCGTGCCCGTCCTCGGCACCGGCTACGAGTACTCCGAGTGGGTCCACCCGCGCCCCGCGGGCTGGAGCGCGAGCGCTCTCGCCCTCTACGCCGCCATGGTGTGA
- the arsM gene encoding arsenite methyltransferase codes for MTQQDTHDAVRGRYAAAARSSLDPAGGCCDQTTDPITVGLYEGSDTPSDTALAASLGCGNPTALAELAPGEDVLDLGSGGGLDVLLSARRVGPTGTAHGLDMTDEMLDLARRNQAEAGIENAQFHKGTIEQVPMADASVDVIISNCVINLSPDKDAVLTQAHRVLRGDGHFAVSDIVLLREIPDALRGIVGLWTGCVSGALLDSDYLAKLADAGLTDASVEITRTFDREELQRMSDMVGDHLPEGWTLAAIIDALDGAFASAFIRARKES; via the coding sequence ATGACCCAGCAGGACACCCACGACGCCGTCCGCGGGCGCTACGCCGCGGCCGCCCGCAGCTCACTCGACCCCGCCGGAGGGTGCTGCGACCAGACCACCGACCCGATCACCGTCGGTCTCTACGAGGGGAGCGACACCCCTTCGGACACCGCCCTGGCCGCCTCCCTCGGGTGCGGCAACCCCACTGCCCTGGCCGAGCTCGCCCCCGGCGAGGACGTCCTCGACCTCGGCTCCGGCGGCGGGCTGGACGTGCTGCTCTCCGCCCGTCGCGTCGGTCCGACCGGCACCGCCCACGGGCTCGACATGACCGACGAGATGCTCGATCTCGCGCGGCGCAACCAGGCCGAGGCCGGGATCGAGAACGCGCAGTTCCACAAGGGCACGATCGAGCAGGTGCCGATGGCCGACGCGTCCGTCGACGTGATCATCTCCAACTGCGTCATCAACCTCTCCCCCGACAAGGACGCCGTCCTCACCCAGGCCCACCGCGTCCTGCGCGGCGACGGGCACTTCGCCGTCTCCGACATCGTGCTGCTGCGCGAGATCCCCGATGCGCTGCGCGGCATCGTCGGCCTGTGGACCGGATGTGTCTCCGGGGCCCTGCTCGACTCCGACTACCTGGCCAAACTCGCCGACGCCGGGCTCACCGACGCCTCCGTCGAGATCACCCGCACCTTCGACCGGGAGGAGCTGCAGCGCATGTCCGACATGGTCGGCGACCACCTCCCCGAGGGCTGGACGCTGGCTGCCATCATCGACGCGCTGGACGGAGCCTTCGCCAGCGCCTTCATCCGCGCCCGCAAGGAGAGCTGA
- a CDS encoding transglutaminase-like domain-containing protein, with product MTDLAIVAADPTTLRARVGTKFAYSTTGVREALLSFAVSSAHEVLEEEILVHTGGTQVEPIELVGSHGTRLHLLEEVGDGWLEVTYSALVDLTRPTGEQVGPEVTHDRWVFTRPSRYAESDRLAPMAAQLFPAQAGVALVHAVTEWVNTHMAYISGASRGTDGAVDSILQAKGVCRDFAHVVVALLRALGTPARLVSVYAPGLQPMDFHAVAEVWVEDAWHIVDGTRLAPREAMVRIATGRDAADTAFLTTRGGRTAFDRQVVTAELERGDLPRERPRALVRLA from the coding sequence ATGACCGACCTCGCGATCGTCGCCGCCGACCCGACCACCCTTCGTGCGCGGGTGGGCACCAAGTTCGCCTACAGCACGACGGGCGTGCGCGAGGCGCTGCTGTCCTTCGCCGTCTCGAGCGCCCACGAGGTGCTCGAGGAGGAGATCCTCGTCCACACGGGCGGCACGCAGGTCGAGCCGATCGAGCTGGTCGGCAGCCACGGCACCCGGCTGCACCTGCTCGAGGAGGTCGGCGACGGATGGCTGGAGGTCACCTACAGCGCCCTGGTGGACCTCACCCGGCCCACCGGCGAGCAAGTCGGCCCCGAGGTCACGCACGACCGATGGGTCTTCACCCGTCCGAGCCGCTACGCCGAGTCCGACCGGCTGGCGCCGATGGCCGCGCAGCTCTTCCCCGCGCAGGCCGGCGTGGCGCTCGTGCATGCTGTCACCGAGTGGGTCAACACGCACATGGCCTACATCTCCGGCGCGAGCCGCGGCACCGACGGTGCCGTCGACTCCATCCTGCAGGCGAAGGGGGTCTGCCGGGACTTCGCCCACGTCGTCGTCGCGCTGCTGCGTGCCCTCGGCACCCCGGCGCGGCTCGTCTCGGTGTACGCGCCGGGCCTGCAGCCGATGGACTTCCACGCCGTCGCGGAGGTGTGGGTCGAAGACGCCTGGCACATCGTCGATGGCACCCGCCTCGCCCCCCGCGAGGCGATGGTGCGCATCGCCACCGGTCGCGACGCCGCCGACACCGCCTTCCTGACCACCCGCGGCGGCCGCACGGCGTTCGACCGCCAGGTCGTCACGGCCGAGCTCGAGCGGGGTGACCTCCCCCGGGAGCGCCCACGGGCGCTCGTGCGTCTTGCCTGA
- a CDS encoding SulP family inorganic anion transporter: MPDPSVNTLPTGPGTSTVPEAGERETSTRAALRNPRRLRIEVLAGLVVALALIPEAISFSIIAGVDPRVGLFSSFVMAVTISIVGGRPAMISAATGAVALVIAPVAREYGMDYFLATVILAGVLQVVLSLLGVAKLMRFIPRMVMVGFVNALAILIFIAQLPHLLGVPWLVYPMVAAGILIMIGLPRLTSVFPAPLVAIVAITAVVWAGGWNLPDVSDQGELPQSLPQLLLPDVPLTLETLQIIGPFALAMALVGLLESLMTAKLVDGITDTHSDKSREAWGQGVANMASGFFGGMGGCAMIGQTMINVKVSGARTRISTFLAGTFLLALVVGAGPLVGMIPMAALVAVMIMVSVATFDWHSIQPATLRRMPTGETVVMGLTVLVTVATNNLAYGVIVGVIAAMVAFARRVAHFAYVERITETDVDGDGEPDVRVYKVTGELFFATSNDLVYQFDYTADPERVVIDLSDSHIWDASTVAALDGVRAKYERLGKTVEIVGLNQASADRHELLSGRLGEGH, translated from the coding sequence GTGCCTGACCCCTCCGTCAACACCCTGCCCACCGGCCCCGGCACCTCGACGGTGCCCGAGGCCGGCGAGCGGGAGACCTCGACCCGAGCCGCGTTGCGCAACCCGCGCCGGCTGCGGATCGAGGTCCTCGCCGGCCTCGTCGTCGCGCTCGCGCTGATCCCCGAGGCGATCTCGTTCTCGATCATCGCCGGGGTCGACCCGCGGGTGGGGCTCTTCTCCAGCTTCGTCATGGCCGTGACGATCTCGATCGTCGGCGGCCGGCCGGCGATGATCTCAGCGGCCACCGGCGCCGTCGCGCTGGTCATCGCTCCGGTGGCCCGCGAGTACGGGATGGACTACTTCCTGGCCACGGTGATCCTCGCGGGCGTCCTGCAGGTCGTGCTGTCCCTGCTGGGTGTGGCCAAGCTGATGCGCTTCATCCCGCGGATGGTCATGGTCGGCTTCGTCAACGCGCTGGCCATCCTGATCTTCATCGCGCAGCTACCGCACCTGCTCGGGGTGCCGTGGCTGGTCTACCCGATGGTCGCGGCGGGCATCCTGATCATGATCGGCCTGCCCAGGCTGACGAGCGTCTTCCCGGCGCCGCTGGTCGCGATCGTGGCCATCACGGCCGTGGTCTGGGCCGGTGGGTGGAACCTGCCGGACGTCTCCGACCAGGGCGAGCTGCCGCAGTCGCTGCCCCAGCTGCTGCTGCCCGACGTGCCGCTCACCCTCGAGACGCTGCAGATCATCGGGCCCTTTGCCCTGGCCATGGCCCTCGTCGGCCTGCTCGAGTCGTTGATGACCGCCAAGCTCGTCGACGGCATCACCGACACCCACTCGGACAAGTCCCGCGAGGCGTGGGGGCAGGGCGTGGCCAACATGGCGTCCGGCTTCTTCGGCGGCATGGGTGGCTGCGCGATGATCGGCCAGACGATGATCAACGTGAAGGTCTCCGGCGCGCGGACCCGGATCTCGACCTTCCTCGCCGGGACCTTCCTGCTGGCCCTCGTGGTCGGTGCCGGGCCGCTGGTGGGCATGATCCCGATGGCCGCGCTCGTGGCCGTGATGATCATGGTCTCGGTCGCGACCTTCGACTGGCACAGCATCCAGCCGGCCACGCTGCGTCGGATGCCGACCGGCGAGACCGTCGTCATGGGCCTGACCGTGCTGGTCACCGTGGCCACCAACAACCTCGCCTACGGTGTCATCGTCGGCGTCATCGCCGCAATGGTCGCCTTCGCCCGGCGGGTGGCGCACTTCGCCTACGTCGAGCGGATCACCGAGACCGACGTCGACGGCGACGGCGAGCCGGACGTGCGCGTCTACAAGGTCACCGGCGAGCTCTTCTTCGCCACGAGCAACGACCTCGTCTACCAGTTCGACTACACCGCCGACCCCGAGCGCGTGGTCATCGACCTGTCGGACAGTCACATCTGGGACGCCTCGACCGTGGCCGCCCTCGACGGTGTTCGGGCCAAGTACGAGCGGCTGGGCAAGACGGTCGAGATCGTCGGGCTCAACCAGGCCTCGGCCGACCGCCACGAGCTGTTGTCCGGGCGCCTCGGCGAGGGGCACTGA
- the nhaA gene encoding Na+/H+ antiporter NhaA — protein sequence MPEIRPSVPLRRAPHQLWRGVRESARSDAFGGALLLGATVLALVLANTPAFGGYEAVRDFSFGPSALHLDLSVGQWASDGLLAIFFFVVGLELKEEFVAGKLRDPRQAAVPVAAAVGGVIVPALIFAGITMSAGGEALRGWAIPTATDIAFAVAVLAVVGRFLPAALRVFLLTLAIVDDLIAITIIALFYSQGLQLQWLLLAVVPLALFAVLAQRGRYSWYFLLPLGVITWALVHASGVHATVAGVLLGFTVPVLATKRAWVQVGTTDDGDPTYDGLTAHLADQWGIVSTLVAVPVFAFFAAGVRVGGVEGLRSALSDPITLGIIAGLVVGKPIGIVGTSFVLSRLPSFDLDGSLRWSDLVGASFLAGIGFTVSLLVGELAFAGTGAAVEHVKIGVLLGSFTAAVVGGVLLSGRSRRISRERRG from the coding sequence ATGCCCGAAATCCGACCCTCCGTACCTTTGCGCCGCGCCCCCCACCAGTTGTGGCGAGGCGTGCGGGAGAGCGCCCGCAGCGACGCCTTCGGCGGTGCGCTCCTGCTCGGCGCCACCGTCCTGGCCCTCGTGCTGGCCAACACCCCGGCATTCGGTGGGTACGAGGCGGTGCGTGACTTCTCCTTCGGCCCGTCGGCACTGCACCTGGACCTCAGCGTGGGCCAGTGGGCCTCCGACGGACTGCTGGCGATCTTCTTCTTCGTGGTCGGTCTGGAGCTGAAGGAGGAGTTCGTCGCCGGCAAGTTGCGCGACCCACGACAGGCAGCGGTGCCCGTCGCCGCGGCCGTCGGTGGCGTCATCGTCCCCGCGCTGATCTTCGCCGGCATCACGATGTCCGCCGGGGGCGAGGCCCTGCGCGGATGGGCGATCCCGACGGCGACGGACATCGCCTTCGCCGTCGCCGTGCTCGCCGTCGTCGGGCGTTTCCTGCCTGCGGCGCTGCGGGTCTTCCTGCTGACCCTGGCCATCGTCGACGACCTCATCGCGATCACGATCATCGCCCTCTTCTACTCCCAGGGCCTGCAGCTGCAGTGGCTCCTGCTGGCCGTGGTGCCGTTGGCGCTCTTCGCCGTGCTCGCGCAGCGGGGCCGTTACTCCTGGTACTTCTTGCTGCCCCTGGGCGTCATCACCTGGGCGCTCGTGCACGCCTCGGGCGTGCACGCCACCGTGGCCGGCGTCCTGCTCGGCTTCACCGTGCCCGTGCTGGCCACGAAGCGCGCCTGGGTGCAAGTGGGCACCACCGATGACGGCGACCCGACCTATGACGGGCTCACGGCTCACCTGGCCGACCAGTGGGGGATCGTCTCGACACTGGTTGCGGTGCCGGTGTTCGCCTTCTTCGCCGCCGGGGTGAGAGTCGGTGGCGTCGAGGGGTTGCGCAGCGCGCTGTCCGACCCGATCACCCTGGGGATCATCGCCGGTCTCGTCGTCGGCAAGCCGATCGGCATCGTCGGGACGAGCTTCGTGCTCAGCCGCCTGCCCTCCTTCGACCTCGACGGCTCGCTGCGCTGGAGTGATCTGGTGGGAGCCAGCTTCCTGGCCGGCATCGGCTTCACCGTGTCCCTGTTGGTCGGCGAGCTGGCCTTTGCCGGCACCGGTGCCGCCGTGGAGCACGTGAAGATCGGCGTCCTTCTGGGGTCCTTCACCGCGGCCGTCGTCGGAGGGGTGCTCCTGTCCGGCCGCAGCCGCCGGATCAGCCGTGAGCGAAGGGGGTGA